From Streptomyces sp. 6-11-2, one genomic window encodes:
- the ligD gene encoding non-homologous end-joining DNA ligase yields the protein MAPITEVEGRRLALSNLDKVLYPASGFTKGEVLHYYATAADALLPHLRDRPVSFLRYPDGPDGQVFFAKNVPPGTPEWVTTTEVPRSAGAARMVLVQDLPSLMWAANLVTEFHTPQWLAEAPEEADRLVFDLDPGAPASVVDCCRVALWLRERLAEDGIEAHAKTSGSKGLHLLAAVRGASSARTSEYAKGLAVEAERAMPDLVLHRMTRSLRPGKVFVDWSQNAARKTTAAPYTLRARREPAVSAPVTWEEVAGCRAPGRLEFRARDIVPRLRDHGDLLAPLLDPGRAAALP from the coding sequence ATGGCGCCGATCACGGAGGTGGAGGGGCGACGGCTCGCGCTCAGCAACCTGGACAAGGTGCTGTATCCCGCGAGCGGGTTCACCAAGGGGGAGGTGCTGCACTACTACGCGACGGCCGCCGACGCGCTGCTGCCCCATCTGCGGGACCGGCCGGTGTCCTTCCTGCGGTACCCGGACGGGCCGGACGGGCAGGTGTTCTTCGCCAAGAACGTGCCGCCGGGTACGCCCGAGTGGGTGACGACGACCGAGGTGCCGAGGTCGGCGGGGGCGGCCCGGATGGTCCTCGTGCAGGATCTGCCGAGTCTGATGTGGGCGGCCAACCTGGTGACCGAGTTCCACACCCCGCAGTGGCTGGCCGAGGCACCCGAGGAGGCCGACCGGCTGGTGTTCGACCTGGACCCCGGGGCGCCGGCGAGTGTCGTGGACTGCTGCCGGGTGGCGTTGTGGCTGCGGGAGCGGCTGGCCGAGGACGGGATCGAGGCGCACGCGAAGACGTCCGGATCGAAGGGGCTGCATCTGCTGGCCGCGGTACGGGGGGCTTCGAGCGCGCGGACGTCCGAGTACGCGAAGGGGCTCGCCGTGGAGGCGGAGCGTGCCATGCCCGATCTGGTGCTGCACCGGATGACGCGGAGTCTGCGCCCGGGGAAGGTGTTCGTCGACTGGAGTCAGAACGCGGCGCGGAAGACCACGGCGGCGCCCTACACGCTGCGGGCCCGCCGGGAGCCGGCGGTCTCGGCGCCGGTCACGTGGGAGGAGGTGGCGGGGTGCCGGGCGCCGGGGCGGCTGGAGTTCCGGGCGCGCGACATCGTGCCCCGTCTGCGGGACCACGGTGACCTGCTGGCCCCCCTGCTGGACCCTGGGCGCGCGGCCGCGCTGCCGTGA
- a CDS encoding nuclease-related domain-containing protein encodes MSGHRGLRVIPTWRHGQERLYVCRPDGRNIAWYDREAARVNLLSEGEQEDVLQALGPFLTGPVAVGPPPVPTPAELARLSLHPDDDLAPNRPGEALLIALDREPAPAHRIRPDPRRRALTAEQTVGEALDHLDGAGWHALHSVPLPGGDRIHHLVIGPGGLFAVHALYARKQRVRIDDPMVALGRHDPAPLLRDLRGRADRASYALTAEVRPLLVLTDPAALRVTARPRGVRVLEPADLGNLTRLGALLKPADVEALHAMARDRRTWERV; translated from the coding sequence ATGAGCGGACACCGCGGACTGCGCGTCATACCGACCTGGCGCCATGGACAGGAACGGCTGTACGTCTGCCGGCCCGACGGCAGGAACATCGCCTGGTACGACCGTGAGGCCGCCCGGGTCAACCTCCTCAGCGAGGGCGAGCAGGAGGACGTGCTCCAGGCCCTGGGCCCCTTCCTCACCGGCCCGGTGGCGGTGGGCCCGCCCCCTGTGCCCACCCCCGCCGAACTCGCCCGCCTGAGTCTGCACCCGGACGACGACCTGGCCCCCAACCGCCCCGGCGAGGCGCTGCTGATCGCGCTGGACCGCGAGCCCGCCCCCGCTCACCGCATCCGCCCGGACCCGCGCCGCCGCGCCCTGACCGCCGAGCAGACGGTGGGCGAGGCCCTGGACCACCTCGACGGCGCCGGCTGGCACGCCCTCCACTCCGTCCCGCTGCCCGGCGGCGACCGCATCCACCACCTGGTCATCGGCCCCGGCGGCCTCTTCGCCGTCCACGCCCTGTACGCCCGCAAGCAGCGCGTCCGCATCGACGACCCGATGGTCGCCCTCGGCCGGCACGACCCCGCCCCCCTCCTGCGCGACCTCCGCGGCCGGGCCGACCGGGCCTCCTACGCCCTGACGGCCGAGGTGCGCCCCCTCCTGGTCCTGACGGACCCGGCCGCCCTCCGCGTCACCGCCCGGCCCAGGGGCGTACGCGTCCTGGAACCTGCCGACCTGGGGAACCTGACCCGCCTGGGCGCCCTGCTGAAACCGGCGGACGTGGAAGCACTCCACGCGATGGCGAGGGACCGCAGGACGTGGGAGCGGGTGTGA
- a CDS encoding dual specificity protein phosphatase family protein, which yields MRTHRKQPDVPAPDSPWSEIVPGMWMGGHEFRTHSGQLELAVVRDEFDLVQTLLRLPGHGPDPGVEHHVWPIPDGPLDGTQLTGVMRLARAACDAVDQDRRVLVRCYSGYNRSGLVIAHALVRQGRSAEEAIRLIRARRSPWALHNDLFVDYLRTGLSTARLLEELAE from the coding sequence TTGCGAACCCACAGGAAGCAGCCCGACGTACCGGCTCCGGACAGCCCGTGGAGCGAGATCGTGCCCGGCATGTGGATGGGCGGGCACGAGTTCAGGACGCACTCCGGGCAACTGGAACTCGCCGTCGTGCGCGATGAGTTCGATCTTGTGCAGACCCTGCTCAGGCTGCCGGGACACGGGCCCGACCCGGGTGTCGAGCACCATGTGTGGCCGATACCCGACGGGCCGCTGGACGGGACGCAGCTCACCGGGGTGATGCGGCTGGCCCGGGCCGCCTGTGACGCGGTGGACCAGGACCGCCGGGTCCTCGTGCGCTGCTACTCCGGTTACAACCGCTCGGGGCTGGTGATCGCGCACGCGCTGGTCCGCCAGGGACGCTCCGCCGAGGAGGCGATCCGGCTGATCCGTGCCCGCCGCTCCCCCTGGGCGCTGCACAACGATCTGTTCGTCGACTATCTGCGGACGGGCCTGTCGACGGCACGGCTGCTGGAGGAGCTGGCCGAGTAA
- a CDS encoding HAMP domain-containing sensor histidine kinase, producing the protein MRVALPRWAGTLAVKSAAFITVMCCALAALLGVLVHVSVTDQTVGQARTLALSRLKDATTAFESGDTLLPGAGVDPEGLPERLRRLAASGQRGTMVDMHHGRPTMWAAGPADRGRTLAVAVDYSQQARTIDALDQSILWSSLLAIGATLLVGAFAVTRVTRRLHATARVARRISAGDLDARVHDPLTRDASRPHDEVAAVAAALDSMASSLQGKLLAEQRFTADVAHELRTPLTGLHAAAELLPPGRPTELVRDRVAALRTLTEDLLEISRLDTGRELPVLDTGYLGSVAERAVRAASAAGAAAGTDTRVRVVRDVYVETDRRRLERVLGNLVANAHSHGRPPVVLTVDGPVVTVRDHGDGYPEYLVAHGPQRFRTEGGATGHGLGLTIALGQAEVLGARLEFANAPEGGAVATLTLPQEPPAPSGPDAAGGTVRDDAGPADTASR; encoded by the coding sequence ATGAGGGTCGCGCTGCCCCGGTGGGCCGGGACGCTCGCGGTGAAGTCCGCGGCCTTCATCACGGTGATGTGCTGCGCGCTCGCCGCGCTGCTCGGCGTTCTCGTGCACGTCTCGGTGACCGACCAGACCGTGGGACAGGCACGCACTCTCGCCCTGTCCCGGCTGAAGGACGCCACGACCGCGTTCGAGTCGGGCGACACGCTGCTGCCGGGCGCCGGCGTCGACCCCGAGGGCCTGCCGGAGCGACTGCGGCGGCTGGCGGCGAGCGGACAGCGCGGCACGATGGTCGACATGCACCACGGGCGCCCCACGATGTGGGCGGCCGGGCCCGCCGACCGGGGGCGGACGCTGGCCGTGGCGGTCGACTACTCGCAGCAGGCCCGCACCATCGACGCGCTGGACCAGTCCATCCTGTGGTCGTCGTTGCTCGCGATCGGGGCGACCCTGCTGGTCGGCGCGTTCGCGGTGACCCGGGTGACCCGGCGGCTGCACGCCACCGCGCGCGTGGCCCGGCGGATCAGCGCGGGCGACCTGGACGCGCGCGTGCACGACCCCCTGACGCGGGACGCGTCCCGCCCGCACGACGAGGTGGCCGCGGTCGCCGCGGCGCTGGACTCCATGGCGTCGTCGCTCCAGGGCAAGCTGCTGGCCGAGCAGCGGTTCACCGCGGACGTGGCGCACGAGTTGCGCACCCCGCTGACCGGGCTGCACGCGGCGGCCGAACTGCTGCCGCCGGGCCGCCCCACCGAACTGGTGCGCGACCGGGTGGCCGCGCTGCGCACGCTCACCGAGGACCTGCTGGAGATCTCCCGGCTGGACACCGGGCGGGAGCTGCCGGTCCTGGACACCGGGTACCTCGGCTCGGTGGCCGAGCGAGCGGTGCGGGCGGCGAGCGCGGCGGGGGCCGCCGCCGGGACGGACACGCGGGTCAGGGTCGTACGGGACGTGTACGTGGAGACCGACCGGCGGCGGCTGGAGCGGGTGCTGGGCAACCTCGTGGCCAACGCGCACAGCCACGGCCGGCCGCCGGTGGTGCTGACCGTGGACGGGCCGGTGGTCACCGTGCGGGACCACGGCGACGGCTACCCGGAGTACCTCGTGGCGCACGGCCCCCAGCGCTTCCGTACGGAGGGCGGCGCGACCGGGCACGGGCTCGGGCTGACCATCGCCCTGGGCCAGGCGGAGGTGCTGGGTGCCCGGCTGGAGTTCGCCAACGCGCCGGAGGGCGGGGCGGTGGCGACACTGACGCTTCCTCAGGAGCCGCCCGCGCCTTCGGGGCCGGACGCGGCCGGCGGCACCGTCCGGGATGACGCGGGACCGGCTGACACCGCGTCCAGGTGA
- a CDS encoding SH3 domain-containing protein, with protein MSPLSPLTRLAVAAATGALLSTVAAAPAAADDGGRSGHRTAAAQHSTPPRPSTAGQEDGTPDHRHPRSYRGVVTARGGLALRTHPDRDSRVLQVARPGRLVWIHCKTLGPRVNGNRVWYLLSDGIWAWGSARHIANVGPSPRWC; from the coding sequence ATGTCCCCGCTCTCCCCCCTCACCCGACTGGCCGTGGCGGCCGCCACCGGCGCCCTCCTCTCCACGGTCGCCGCGGCACCCGCCGCCGCCGACGACGGCGGCCGGAGCGGTCACCGGACGGCGGCCGCCCAGCACAGCACGCCACCCCGGCCGAGCACGGCCGGACAGGAAGACGGCACCCCCGACCACCGCCACCCGCGCTCCTACCGGGGCGTCGTCACGGCCCGCGGCGGGCTCGCCCTGCGCACCCACCCCGACCGCGACAGCAGGGTGCTCCAGGTGGCACGGCCGGGCCGGCTCGTGTGGATCCACTGCAAGACGCTGGGCCCGCGGGTGAACGGCAACCGCGTGTGGTACCTGCTCTCGGACGGCATCTGGGCGTGGGGCTCGGCGCGCCACATCGCCAACGTCGGGCCCTCGCCGCGCTGGTGCTGA
- a CDS encoding FtsW/RodA/SpoVE family cell cycle protein translates to MTQAGTAVAATAPSAPADRLPRRRGVELFLIVLAVLLPVCGYCAVGLARNGAVPPGAAGYGAGLGVLALVAHIAVRLRAPYADPLLLPIAVLLNGLGLVLIYRLDLETPGDEAAPAQLVWSTLGVGLFILVVLVLRDHRWLQRYAYLGVASALALLTMPILFPAVNGARIWIRVGELSIQPGEFAKVLLAVFFAAYLAANRGALAYSGRRVWRLQLPTGRVLGPVVTVWLLSVCVLVLERDLGTSLLFFGLFVVMLYVATGRIGWIAVGVLLATAGAVAVGSLEPHVHSRFEEWLHPFASIEAGQGPGQVAQSLFSFAAGGVTGTGLGLGHSILVGFAVKSDFILATAGEELGLAGLSAVFLLYALFVERGYRAGLALRDPFGRLLATGLASLMALQVFVIAGGVTGLIPLTGLAMPFLAQGGSSVVTNWTIVALLIRVSHVARRDYDGTVAP, encoded by the coding sequence ATGACCCAGGCCGGAACCGCCGTGGCAGCGACTGCCCCGTCCGCGCCCGCCGACCGCCTCCCCCGGCGCCGCGGCGTCGAACTCTTCCTCATCGTCCTCGCCGTCCTGCTGCCGGTGTGCGGCTACTGCGCCGTCGGCCTGGCGAGGAACGGCGCCGTCCCGCCCGGCGCCGCAGGATACGGCGCCGGGCTCGGCGTACTCGCGCTGGTCGCGCACATCGCGGTGCGCCTGCGCGCGCCGTACGCCGACCCGCTGCTCCTGCCCATCGCCGTACTGCTCAACGGGCTGGGCCTGGTGCTGATCTACCGGCTTGACCTGGAGACACCGGGCGACGAGGCCGCGCCCGCCCAACTGGTGTGGTCCACGCTGGGCGTGGGGCTGTTCATCCTGGTGGTGCTGGTGCTGCGCGACCACCGGTGGCTCCAGCGCTACGCCTACCTCGGTGTCGCCAGCGCGCTCGCCCTGCTCACGATGCCGATCCTCTTCCCCGCCGTCAACGGCGCCCGCATCTGGATCCGGGTGGGCGAGCTCTCCATCCAGCCGGGCGAGTTCGCGAAGGTGCTGCTCGCGGTGTTCTTCGCCGCGTACCTGGCCGCCAACCGCGGCGCGCTGGCGTACAGCGGCCGCCGGGTGTGGCGGCTGCAACTGCCCACCGGCCGGGTGCTGGGGCCGGTGGTCACGGTCTGGCTGCTGAGCGTCTGCGTACTGGTTCTGGAACGCGACCTCGGCACCTCGCTGCTGTTCTTCGGGCTGTTCGTCGTCATGCTGTACGTGGCCACCGGCCGCATCGGCTGGATCGCGGTCGGGGTGCTCCTCGCGACGGCCGGCGCGGTCGCCGTCGGCTCGCTGGAGCCGCACGTGCACAGCCGGTTCGAGGAGTGGCTGCACCCGTTCGCGTCCATCGAGGCCGGTCAGGGGCCCGGCCAGGTGGCCCAGTCGCTGTTCTCCTTCGCGGCGGGCGGGGTGACCGGCACCGGGCTGGGCCTCGGTCACTCGATCCTCGTCGGCTTCGCCGTCAAGTCGGACTTCATCCTGGCCACCGCCGGGGAGGAACTGGGTCTGGCCGGGCTGTCCGCGGTCTTCCTGCTGTACGCGCTGTTCGTCGAGCGCGGCTACCGGGCCGGCCTCGCCCTGCGCGACCCCTTCGGCCGGCTGCTCGCGACCGGGCTCGCCTCGCTCATGGCGCTCCAGGTGTTCGTGATCGCGGGCGGGGTGACCGGCCTGATCCCGCTGACCGGACTGGCGATGCCGTTCCTGGCGCAGGGCGGCTCGTCGGTCGTGACCAACTGGACGATCGTCGCGCTGCTGATCCGGGTGAGCCATGTGGCGCGCCGGGACTACGACGGGACGGTGGCCCCGTGA
- a CDS encoding penicillin-binding transpeptidase domain-containing protein, whose amino-acid sequence MTRCIRHAAAFCVLLLVALLVNIAWLQVLQSPTYGGNPANRRPAIARYQQPRGEILVGGRPVTGSKDTREQLRFERTYTDGPLYAPVTGFASQLYGTTLLEYSEDAVLSGSDPMLAGFGLWRGVAGGRSPGGNVVTTIDPAAQRAAFEGLGGRKGAVAAIEPTSGRILALVSTPSYDPSLLSGNRPAVSAVWARLNEDPERPMLNRAVRQTYPPGSTFKVVTAAAALDAGVVQDLDEPTDSPDPYLLPGTNTWLYNEADGCANASLRHAFEWSCNTVFAKLGVDVGVRGMRAAAEGFGFNDKKVRIPFSVSPSTFDTRVDRAQLALSSIGQYNTRATPLQMAMVAAAVANGGQARSPYLVERTTRQNGGTVSTAGSRPARQVMLPATAARLKELMTDVVTEGTGGNAAIPGATVGGKTGTAQHGLGNAGTPYAWFVSWAQGDDDVEPRVAVAVVVEDASARRGDISGGGTAAPIAKAVMETVLHAPPAG is encoded by the coding sequence TTGACCCGGTGCATCCGGCATGCCGCGGCCTTCTGCGTGCTGCTGCTGGTGGCGCTCCTGGTGAACATCGCCTGGTTGCAGGTGCTCCAGAGCCCGACGTACGGCGGCAACCCGGCCAACCGCCGTCCCGCCATCGCCCGTTATCAGCAGCCGCGCGGCGAGATCCTGGTCGGCGGCCGGCCGGTCACCGGCTCCAAGGACACCCGGGAGCAACTGCGCTTCGAACGGACCTACACGGACGGGCCGTTGTACGCGCCGGTGACCGGCTTCGCCTCGCAGCTGTACGGGACGACGCTCCTGGAGTACTCCGAGGACGCGGTGCTGTCGGGCTCCGATCCGATGCTCGCCGGGTTCGGGCTGTGGCGGGGCGTCGCGGGCGGGCGGAGCCCGGGCGGGAATGTGGTGACGACGATCGACCCGGCCGCCCAGCGGGCCGCGTTCGAGGGGCTGGGCGGACGCAAGGGGGCGGTCGCGGCGATCGAGCCGACGTCGGGGCGGATCCTGGCGCTGGTGTCCACGCCCTCGTACGACCCCTCGCTGCTGTCCGGGAACAGGCCGGCGGTGTCGGCGGTGTGGGCACGGCTGAACGAGGACCCGGAGCGGCCGATGCTGAACCGGGCGGTGCGGCAGACGTATCCGCCGGGGTCGACGTTCAAGGTGGTCACCGCGGCGGCCGCGCTGGACGCGGGCGTGGTGCAGGATCTGGACGAGCCGACCGACTCCCCCGACCCGTATCTGCTGCCGGGCACGAATACGTGGCTGTACAACGAGGCCGACGGCTGCGCGAACGCCTCCCTGCGGCATGCGTTCGAGTGGTCGTGCAACACGGTGTTCGCGAAGCTGGGCGTGGACGTGGGGGTGCGGGGCATGCGGGCCGCGGCGGAGGGGTTCGGCTTCAACGACAAGAAGGTGAGGATTCCCTTCTCGGTCTCGCCGAGCACGTTCGACACCCGGGTGGACCGGGCGCAGCTCGCGCTGTCGTCGATCGGGCAGTACAACACGCGGGCCACTCCGCTTCAGATGGCGATGGTGGCGGCCGCGGTCGCGAACGGCGGGCAGGCGCGGTCGCCGTACCTCGTGGAGCGGACCACCCGCCAAAACGGGGGCACGGTCTCCACGGCCGGCTCCCGGCCCGCGCGGCAGGTGATGCTTCCGGCGACCGCGGCGCGGCTGAAGGAGCTGATGACCGACGTGGTCACCGAGGGCACCGGCGGGAACGCGGCGATCCCCGGGGCCACGGTGGGCGGCAAGACCGGCACCGCCCAGCACGGCCTGGGCAACGCCGGTACGCCGTACGCCTGGTTCGTCTCCTGGGCGCAGGGCGACGACGACGTGGAGCCGAGGGTCGCGGTCGCGGTGGTGGTGGAGGACGCGTCCGCGCGGCGGGGCGACATCAGCGGGGGCGGTACGGCGGCGCCGATCGCCAAGGCGGTGATGGAGACGGTGCTGCACGCGCCGCCCGCTGGGTGA
- a CDS encoding DUF3291 domain-containing protein, whose amino-acid sequence MTIPASVHELAQVNIARLNAPLDAPQLKDFVDALDPVNADADAADGFVWRLKSDSGNATDVAVFGDAWLIVNMSVWRDANALTAYMYRGRHREMLARRREFFERPTEAVTALWWVPAGHRPTVAEAEKRLLHLRAHGPTEYAFTLRASFPPRQAVPVAGGAPEQPGDQPVRR is encoded by the coding sequence ATGACGATTCCGGCATCGGTGCACGAACTCGCCCAGGTCAACATCGCCCGCCTCAACGCCCCCCTGGACGCACCGCAGTTGAAGGACTTCGTGGACGCGCTCGACCCGGTGAACGCCGACGCGGACGCCGCGGACGGTTTCGTCTGGCGGCTGAAGAGCGACTCCGGCAACGCGACGGACGTGGCGGTGTTCGGCGACGCGTGGCTGATCGTCAACATGTCGGTGTGGCGGGACGCGAACGCCCTGACGGCCTACATGTACCGGGGCCGGCACCGGGAGATGCTCGCCCGCCGCCGGGAGTTCTTCGAGCGGCCGACGGAGGCGGTCACCGCGCTGTGGTGGGTTCCGGCGGGTCACCGTCCTACGGTCGCGGAGGCGGAGAAACGGCTCCTCCACCTCCGTGCGCACGGTCCGACGGAGTACGCGTTCACCCTGCGGGCGTCGTTTCCGCCCCGGCAGGCGGTGCCGGTGGCCGGTGGGGCGCCCGAGCAGCCGGGTGATCAGCCGGTGAGGCGCTGA
- a CDS encoding ferritin-like domain-containing protein, with the protein MPTYDLYARNPGDSCWQVPATGAARFSWEYDDGRDRLLALYQKGKDKQWDGQKRIDWDLEVDPYDPLGTPEEAMTLYGTPHWAKMTDRDKAELRRHFASWQFSQFLHGEQGAMICAARIVESVPDLDAKFYSATQTMDEARHAEIYGRFLHEKIGMLYPINDNLQSLLGDTLRDSRWDMPYLGMQVLIEGLALAAFGMIRDTTNKPLPKQILAYVMQDEARHVAFGRMALRDYYRQLTDAELREREEFVIEGCYLMRDRLRGVEVLENFGIPRAEADELSEHSEFLRLFRQLLFSRIVPCVKDIGLWGKRLQQAYVDMGVFEMGDSSLDQLMAQDEEIAEKLDAERFAAEERERVAEVEEAVEEGQRLTG; encoded by the coding sequence ATGCCGACCTACGACCTGTACGCCAGGAATCCGGGGGACTCGTGCTGGCAGGTCCCCGCGACCGGTGCGGCTCGATTCAGCTGGGAGTACGACGACGGCCGCGACCGCCTCCTCGCCCTCTATCAGAAGGGCAAGGACAAGCAGTGGGACGGTCAGAAGCGGATCGACTGGGATCTGGAGGTGGACCCGTACGATCCGCTCGGCACCCCCGAGGAGGCGATGACCCTCTACGGCACCCCGCACTGGGCGAAGATGACCGACCGTGACAAGGCCGAACTGCGCCGCCACTTCGCGTCCTGGCAGTTCAGCCAGTTCCTGCACGGCGAGCAGGGCGCGATGATCTGCGCCGCGCGGATCGTGGAGTCCGTCCCCGACCTGGACGCCAAGTTCTACTCGGCGACCCAGACCATGGACGAGGCCCGGCACGCCGAGATCTACGGTCGCTTCCTGCACGAGAAGATCGGGATGCTCTACCCGATCAACGACAACCTCCAGTCCCTCCTCGGCGACACCCTCCGCGACAGCCGCTGGGACATGCCGTACCTGGGCATGCAGGTGCTGATCGAGGGCCTCGCCCTGGCGGCCTTCGGCATGATCCGCGACACCACGAACAAGCCTCTGCCCAAGCAGATCCTCGCCTACGTCATGCAGGACGAGGCCCGCCACGTCGCCTTCGGCCGCATGGCCCTGCGCGACTACTACCGGCAGCTCACCGACGCCGAACTGCGCGAACGCGAGGAGTTCGTCATCGAGGGCTGCTACTTGATGCGCGACCGGCTGCGCGGGGTGGAGGTCCTGGAGAACTTCGGCATCCCCAGGGCGGAGGCCGACGAACTCAGCGAGCACTCCGAATTCCTCCGGCTCTTCCGCCAGTTGCTCTTCAGTCGCATCGTCCCCTGCGTCAAGGACATCGGCCTGTGGGGCAAACGCCTCCAGCAGGCCTACGTCGACATGGGCGTCTTCGAGATGGGCGACTCCAGCCTGGATCAGCTCATGGCCCAGGACGAGGAGATCGCCGAGAAACTGGACGCGGAACGCTTCGCGGCCGAGGAGCGGGAGCGGGTGGCGGAGGTCGAGGAGGCGGTCGAGGAGGGTCAGCGCCTCACCGGCTGA
- a CDS encoding diiron oxygenase yields the protein MTTVTEDGALSGLRDALGLLKDREQVAERLLDSSAKHSFDPDRELDWDAPFEEGKWFWPPELVSLYDTPLWKRMGEEQRILLSRHEAAALASLGIWFELILMQLLVRHIYDKAATSAHVRYALTEIEDECRHSKMFARVISRGETPWYPVSRAHQNLGRLFKTISTTPGSFTATLLGEEVLDWMQRLTFPDERVQPLIRGVTRIHVVEEARHVRYAREELRRQMMTAPKWSQEFTRITSGEFARVFSVAFVNPEVYTNVGLDKREAMAQVKASEHRREVMQTGAKRLTDFLDDIGVLRGVGRRLWQSSGLLA from the coding sequence ATGACGACCGTGACGGAAGACGGCGCGCTCTCAGGCCTGCGCGACGCGCTCGGCCTGCTCAAGGACCGGGAGCAGGTGGCCGAGCGGCTGCTCGACTCTTCCGCCAAGCACTCCTTCGACCCGGACAGGGAACTGGACTGGGACGCGCCCTTCGAGGAGGGCAAGTGGTTCTGGCCGCCGGAGCTGGTGTCGCTGTACGACACACCGCTGTGGAAGCGGATGGGCGAGGAGCAGCGGATCCTGCTCTCCCGGCACGAGGCAGCGGCGCTCGCCTCGCTCGGCATCTGGTTCGAGCTGATCCTCATGCAGCTGCTCGTACGGCACATCTACGACAAGGCGGCCACGAGCGCGCACGTGCGGTACGCGCTGACCGAGATCGAGGACGAGTGCCGGCACTCGAAGATGTTCGCCCGCGTCATATCGCGGGGCGAGACGCCCTGGTACCCGGTGAGCCGGGCGCACCAGAACCTCGGCCGGCTCTTCAAGACGATCTCCACGACCCCCGGGTCCTTCACCGCGACCCTGCTCGGTGAGGAGGTCCTGGACTGGATGCAGCGGCTGACGTTCCCGGACGAGCGGGTGCAGCCGCTGATCCGGGGCGTCACGCGGATCCACGTCGTGGAGGAGGCGCGCCATGTCCGTTACGCCCGCGAGGAGTTGCGCCGGCAGATGATGACGGCGCCGAAGTGGTCGCAGGAGTTCACCCGGATCACCTCGGGCGAGTTCGCCCGGGTCTTCTCGGTCGCCTTCGTCAACCCCGAGGTGTACACGAACGTGGGCCTCGACAAACGGGAGGCGATGGCCCAGGTGAAGGCGAGCGAGCACCGGCGGGAGGTCATGCAGACGGGCGCGAAGCGCCTGACGGACTTCCTGGAC